GTTTTAAATATGTTAACAGAAAGAACAGGTGAAACCTCACATCTTGGAATTCTTGAGGATCAACATATGATTTATCTTCAAAAGGTTGAGTGTGATAACCCAACTTCACTGTTTACACATATTGGAAAAAGACATCCTATCCATGCAACAAGTATTGGTCAAGCTATTCTAGCCTTTCAGGAGCAGGATGAAAGACACCAACTTTTACCGGAAACGTTGGAATCCTATGCAAACCACACAATAACCTCCCATAAGAGATTATCTGAAAAGATGGATCTAATTAAAGCAGAAAAATATGTTATATGTGACCGAGAACTACAGGAAGACGTGATGGCGATTGCAGCACCAATCTATAATGAGAAGGGCAAAGTGCTGGCAGCCATTAATATTGTCGGACCAGCAAATCGGATAAAAAGTAAGCTGAAAAGTCATCGATTAGTTGAAGAGGTCGTTCGTTCAGGAGAGAAAATAACGGAATTAGTAAGGATGCGAAAATTAAAAAATCGTTACAAAAGCTGAGTATGACATGCTCAGCTTTATTTTTATGATTTTTTCTTATTTGTTCCATATAGAAGAACGATAGAATGTAAGCTCACTATTCATCTCGATATAATATTTAGCAAGAGTAAAACAATTTTACGATTTGGAGGGAATGAGATTGAAACTAGTGATGTTTACGAAAGATGGGATAACACGTTTAGGAGCAATAGAGAATGAAAATGTAATTGATTTAAACGCTGCCTATTGTTCGTTACTTGAGTCAGAAGGGAAGATACGTGCTGAAAAAATTGCTGATGCATTTGTTCCAGGAGAAATGACGGAATTTCTACAAGGTGGATCAGAAAGCATTGAGGAGGCAAAAAAGGCAGTTGCTTATGCGATCAATCATGCTGAAGTAAAGGGACGTAGACTTGTATTTTCCGTTTCTGATGTGAAAATAGAGGCACCTGTTCCTGCTCCTGGCAAAATGATTTGCGTTGGCCATAATTATCGTGAGCATATTTTAGAAATGAAACGTGAACTGCCTCCACATCCGGTTGTCTTTGCGAAATTTGCCAATACAGTTGTTGGACCGCAGGATGATATTCCGTTTCATCCGATTTCAGAGCAGTTAGATTATGAAGCAGAATTTGCCTTTGTTATTGGACAACGTGCACGCAATGTTTCACAAGATGAGGCCCTTAAATATGTAGCAGGATATACGATTGTGAACGATGTTACGTATCGTGATTTACAACGTCGAACATTACAGTGGCTCCAAGGCAAGGCAGTAGATGGAAGCGCTCCAATGGGGCCTTGGTTAGTAACAGCAGATGAATTAGCAGATCCATCTGGCTTAGATATTGTTTTAACGGTGAATGGCGAAGAGCGTCAACGTTCTAATACTGCGAATCTAGTTTTCTCAGTGCCATATCTTGTTGAATTTTTATCGAATATTATGACGCTTGAGCCAGGCGATATTATTCTTACTGGTACACCTGGAGGAGTAGGTGTTGCTCGAGATCCACAGGTGTTTTTAAAAGATGGAGACGTGGTTCGTATTGAGGTTGATCAGGTTGGAGTTCTTGAAAATAAAGTGAAACAAACAGCGGAGGTGCCGGTATCATGACCAAAACATTACAAACGAGCGCCAGTGAATCTGTTCAACAATCTATTCAGAACATCATTCATGTAGTAAAGGGACTATCAGAGAAGGAAATTAGATGGAATCCATCTACGGAAGAATGGTCTATTATGCAAATTATTACTCATGTTGCCGAAGCTATTCCTTATTGGGTGAGGGAAATTCAACAGATAAAAGAACATCCTGATCAAACATGGGGTCGAGGCTTAACGGATGAAACAAGACTGAAAACGGTGTCGGAAGCAAATGTGAACAGTTTGCTGGTTGAAGATGTATTAGACCAACTTGCCTCAGTACCATCTTTTGTTAAAGAAACGCTTCAAGCTCTTTCAAGTGAAGATTTAGAAATAATTGCTCCAAGCCGTAACCCACGCTTTGATGGGAAACCAGTTGAGTTTATCGTAAACCATTTGATCGTGGAGCATGTTGAAAAGCACTATCATCAAATTCAACGTAATTTATCAAAGTATAATCAAGAATAGGGGGAGAAGACATGGCTGAAAAAAATGAATTTTTTAACAGTACGATTGTTCAGGATTTTAATCGAGACATAGAGCAATACCATCTTGGTCCTTTATGGAATGCGATTCCGGATTTAATGAAGCATACACCTGAACCACATGCACAGGCATACTTATGGAAAAGTGAATTGTTAATGAAAAAGCTACAGGAAGCTACACAAATTTTCACTCCAGATCGTGGGGGAGAAAGAAGAGCGATTTACTTACAAAATCCAGGTCTAAATTATAGAAAGCCTTGGGGCTGGGCATCAACGACTCAAACATTATACGCAGCTGTTCAATTAATACAGCCTGGTGAAACAGCACCATCTCATCGACATGTGCAAAACGCACTTCGTTTTGTCATGGAAGGAGAAGGGGCATACTCCATTGTTCAAGGTGAAAGAATCTTTATGGAAAGAGGAGACTTCTTAACAACACCAAACGGCCTTTGGCACGGTCACGGACATGAAGGTGATAAACCGATGATCTGGATGGACTGTCTTGATATTCCAACAATTTATTATCTTGGTGGAACATTCTTTGAACCATATCCAGATCGTATCGAGCAGCCTAGTCTTCCAGATAACTATAGTTCACAACGCTACCAAGGTGGAATGGTTCGTCCGATTTCGGACCGCTATTCAAAAAAAGCTCCTCTTGGGTCTTATAAATGGCAAGGAACAGAGGCAGCAATCAACGGCTTAAGCCGATTTGAGCCAGATCCGTATGATGGCTATGCAGTTGAATACATTAATCCTTCAAATGGAGACACAGCTTGTCCTACCATTGCAGCCTGGATGCAAAAGCTCCCTGCTGGATTTAGAGGGAAAGCACATCGTCATACTCATGCATCCATCTATCATGTACATGAAGGGGAAGGGTATACTATTATCAACGGCGTTCGATTTGATTGGTCAAAAGGAGATTTCTTTGTTGTACCAAACTGGGCGTTACACGAGCACGTTGCTTCAAGTGATAGTTATTTATTTTCAACAAACGATTTACCAATCTTAGAGAAATTCGGGTTGGAGCGTAAACAAGAGTATGATAAAAATAATGGATATCAGACGATAACTGGTGAGTTTACTCCGGTTTTAGGGTAGGTTTATATTGTTGGAATATAGAAGAGAATTGAGGCTTACATTAAAAATGTAAGCCTTTTATTATAGCCTGCTTGAAAAGGAAAAGTATTTACTACTTCATTATATTGGAAGTCCGAAGACAAAGGTATACATCTTTATTGAAAGTGTTTTTTATACACATAAAAATTACAATGGCATATTTTCTTCCAACTTCATTGAAATATTTATCATATTTTCCAATACTAGCATTATGCTAGGAAAATATAGTATGATAATAAATAAAATTCAGATAATTGGTGAAAGTGATGATTACTTATGAAAGTTTCTTTCTTATTATTCTCTTTAGTATAATTGGCCCTGTTTTTGGGTTTCTTGCATTGATTTTTTATAATTTATATGAAAAACAAGTTAGTCTCCTACAGGTTGAGAACAGGCAGATTACCTTGGAAAAAGAGTTAGAAACTAGTCGCTATATGCAATTAAATCAACAAATTCAACCTCATTTTTTATTCAATTCATTAAATTCCCTCTACAGTTTACTTCGATTACAAAAGTATGACAAACTTTCAAAGTCATTTGAGCATATGGTCCTGTTTCTACGTTCAAAATATCAGGAAAAAGATTCTTTGTATCCTTTGCAGGAAGAGATTTCTTACACAGAACATTATCTAGAAATTCAAAAAATCCGATTCGGAGATAGACTTTCTATAAATTGGGAAATAGATTCTGCAAGTGAAAGGGCTTTAATTATTCCTTACCTCCTGCAAACATTAGTAGAAAACGCATTTAAGCATGGACTTGAAGTGATAGAAGGTGAATTGGTGTTAACCATTTTAATTGAGAAAACAAATGCTCAATCAATTTTACTTCATGTAAAAGATAATGGACCAGGTTTCAGAAAGGAATCAGCACCTGTTTCAGGAATTGGGTTAAGCAACATAGAGAAACGACTGAGCCTACTTTTTGGAAATGAGGGACAAATACATATAACTTATGAAAATTATGGACATATTTCCGTAGAATGGCCATACATAGAGAAAACAGAAGAAGGGGTTGGTTAGGGTGAGATGTTTATTACTGGATGATGAGCCTTTAGAAATAGAACAATTAGAATTACTAATTCAGCGTCATTTTCCAAACTGGCAAATAGAAAAAGCTTATAATGGCACACAAGCCATGAAAATTATTGAAAAGCTTGAAAAACATGGGGCAACCCTAGAATTGGCTTTAGTAGATATTAAAATATCAGGGAAAAATGGTCTAGATATTGCTGAGAGTATAAAGGAGAGAATGCCTGACCTAAATGTTGTAGTTATCTCAGCTTTTCAAGAATTCGAGTATGCAAGAAAATCACTTTCCTTAAAAGCAATTGATTATTTAGTAAAACCAGTCATAGAAAGTGAATTTGTTAAAATCCTTACCAGCCTTGTCGAGGAAAATCCCGAGTATGGAATTTCTTCAGAAATTGTGCAAAAAGTTATGACGATTGTAAAAGAACAATACCATCAGCCTTTAAAGCTTGCAGAGCTGTCAAAGGGGCTGCATATTAATGCAAATTATTTAAGTCGTATTTTTAACGAAGAGGTTGGCATGGCATTTTCTGATTATTTACTTCATTTTAGAATCGAACAGGCAAAAATTTACTAAGGAAGCAACGTCATTGGAGTATTCAACGTGTTGCAGAGGAATGTGGATTTAATAGCCAGCATTATTTTAGTACTTCATTTAAAAAAATAATGAGTACAACACCTTTAAAATTCCGAAATTCAGCTGGATAATAGGAGAAACTTTATGGAACATCATAAACCAAAAAGCATTACGTTTTTAATTGGTGGTGGGGCCTCGGTTAGTCTTATTTTTCTAACAGGAGAAATGGTAATAAGCTATGGAGCTTTAGTCGGTTTAAGTTTAGTATCAGCATTTATTATTATTTGCACGTTATTTATTCCATTTTTAAAAAAGCAAGAAATAAGAGAGTCTTGGTTAAGAAGAGTTATTCACTCTTTCCATTTTATTGAAATTTTGTTATTGCATATTTTTATTGCTTCTACTATTCTAGTTTCTGTATTTCATTTTCATGTTCTTATAGCCATTATCACTAGTCTTCTGTTAACTACATTGTTAGTCATTTTAACAAGGTATTCTTCGTACATGCCGTCTATTTTCATGATCATTAATTTAACTTTTTTATTCAGTTTAGCCATCTTCTTAACAAATTATATTTATCTACAAGAAGGTCTAGAGACGGTCTATCATAATTTACTTCATTATCATCCAGAGGTTTTACATATCTATTATGATAATCAAAGTCTTGTTTATTGGTTAACTTTACTTGTCATTTTTACGAAATTATATATTCAATTACCAACCTTTGAACAGTTTTCAAAGTCAATAGTTGGGAATGGGATAAGTCGTTTATTTGTTGGCGCAATTATTTATGTGACTCTTATTTTATCCTTTTCTACAATGACAATTGTCGCAATCACCCAAAATTTGCCCTCAGAGAATGTAAACGAGCTTCTTATCCTTTTAATTGAAGAAAAATCTGATTCATTTATTTTTCTAACTATTATGTTGACATTTTATATGCTTTCACTCATATCGAATGCAATAAAGTATAACGAGTATAAAGAAAAGTATGGAGAAGCTAAGAAATTAACTTTTATTATTTTGGGAGTTGCAACTATCTTAGTAGTCTATTTATTATTTCAGTACCAAATAAGTTTTCTATTGTTTTATGTCTACTCTTCATTGTTTATCTTTGTTCTTATCCTGTTAAAAGGTTGTACTTCAATTATTTTTAAAATAAGTAACAATATTTAAAAAAGTCAGAAAAATATTGAAAAAATATTTTTCTGACTTTTTTTATAATGAAATTGTACCAATATTAAAGGGGGTTAAAATATTGATAAACAAAAGAAATAGTATTCTCGCTTTGTTGTTAGTATGTGTGCTTATGATTAGTGCATGTTCTTCACAAACAACAAACGAGGAAGGCGAAGCAACAAATGAGGGTGGAAGTAAGTCGATTGTTGTTGGATTAGAGGCAGAGCCAACAACACTGGATGCCCATCAAATGTCAGACTATAACTCTAGTAGAACTGCGATGGAAATTTATGACCAACTTGTTCAATTTAAAGATGAAAGCACTGAGCTTGAACCAGATCTAGCTGAGAAATGGGATGTGTCAGATGATGGATTGGAATATACGTTTTACCTAAAACAAGACGTAAAATTCCATGATGGCACACCATTTAATGCTGAAGCTGTTAAGTTCAGTTTTGAAAGACAAATTGATCCAAACCATCCGTTCCATAATACAGGGCAATATGCGTATGCAGAATTTACGTTTGGAACAGTTGATAAAATTGAAGTGGTAGATGAATTTACAGTAAAACTTACATTAAAAGAACCATTTGCTCCATTTTTAAGCAACTTAGCTATGCATGCAGCTAGTATTGTAAGTCCAACAGCTGTTGAGAAATATGGTGCTGATTTCACAAAAAATCCGGTTGGTACAGGTCCATTTAAATTTGTAAGCTGGGATCCAGGTATTGAAGTAGTTTTAGAGAAAAATACGGATTATTTTAAAGGTGAACCAAATGTAGATCAGTTAATTTTTAAACCGATAACTGAAGCACAAACTCGTTTGGCAGAGCTTGAAGCAGGAAACATTGATATGATTGTGAACGTTCCGCCGGATGATTTAGAGCGTCTTAAGAGTGATGAAAACTTACAAGTTATCGAGCAAGCAGGCATGCATACTTGGTGGACAGCGTTTAATACACAAAAAGAACCATTTAATAATGTGAAAGTTCGTCAAGCTGTTAACTATGCAATTAACAAAGAAGCGATTGTGGATGGAATTCTTCAAGGAACAGGTGAATTAGCTAATACACCGTTACCACCGACAATCTGGGGTCATAATCCGAATGTAGAAAATTATGAATACGATCCTGAGAAAGCAAAAGAACTATTAGCTGAAGCTGGCTATGCAGATGGATTTGACGTAACATACTGGGTTCCTGAATCTGGTTCTGGTATGCAACAACCTCAAGCGATGGCAGCTGCTATCCAAGCGGACCTTAAAGAAGTAGGCATTAATGTTGAAATTCAAACATTAGAGTGGGGAGCTTATTTAGATAAGGTTTTCCTTCCACCTGATCAAAATGATATGGATATGCATCAAATGTCATGGGTTGGAGATAATGGAGATCCTGATAACTTCTTATACATTCTTTTAAGTAGTGAACAATGGCCAACAGCCGGCTTTAACGATTCCTACTACAAAAATGATAAAGTAGATGAATTGTTGGCAAAAGCACGTGTAACGAAGGATAAAGGTGAACGTACAACAATGTATGAAGAAGCACAAAAACTGATTATGGAAGATGCTCCATTAGTTGTGTTAGATCATGAAAAACAAATCATTGTTGCGAACAACAGAGTAAAAGACTTTGCTCTTCACCCAACAGGTGTGTTCCGCTTTTCAGGAGTAAAGGTGGAGTAGATAGTACGTCTAAAGGGGAGCTTGTCTCCTCTTTGGTTTTTGAATGGATGAATAAAGAAGTGTTTTGAAAGAGGTGGTTAACATGGCTTCATATATCATTAAAAGGTTGGTTAGTTTAGTGCCGGTTCTGATTGGTGTGACGATTTTAGTATTTTCGATCATGCATCTATCACCAGGGGATCCAGCGAAAATCATGTTAGGTCCAAAAGCAACGGAGGAATCAATTAAAGCACTAAATGCTCAATTAGGTCTCGATCAGCCTTTATATGTTCAATACTTTTCTTGGATCGGAAATGTGTTAACTGGTGATTGGGGAAGATCATTGCAAATGAAGATGGAAGTACTACCACTTGTCATGGATCGCTTCAATGCTACGTTGATTCTCACATTTTTTAGTGCCATTTTAGCAGCTGTCATTGGAATTGGTGTAGGTATTGTATCTGCTTACAGAAAATATTCGTGGATTGACAGAGGTCTTATGTTGTTTGTTTTATTCGGGTTCTGTTTACCTGTGTTTTGGCTTGGACTTATCTTACAAATTATCTTTGGCCTCAAATTAAATATCCTTCCAATGTCCGGCATGTACTCTCCGGGTACAACAGGATTTGCTGATCTTTTCATGCATATTATCCTACCATCT
This genomic stretch from Metabacillus sp. B2-18 harbors:
- a CDS encoding IclR family transcriptional regulator is translated as MKEKRDSSLANALSILKGFTMDHPEQGVTDVAKHLGLSKSTVHRLLASMASEGFVYKNPRTNRYSLGTSVLTLTNLVSSQLPILNESVPVLNMLTERTGETSHLGILEDQHMIYLQKVECDNPTSLFTHIGKRHPIHATSIGQAILAFQEQDERHQLLPETLESYANHTITSHKRLSEKMDLIKAEKYVICDRELQEDVMAIAAPIYNEKGKVLAAINIVGPANRIKSKLKSHRLVEEVVRSGEKITELVRMRKLKNRYKS
- a CDS encoding fumarylacetoacetate hydrolase family protein, with translation MKLVMFTKDGITRLGAIENENVIDLNAAYCSLLESEGKIRAEKIADAFVPGEMTEFLQGGSESIEEAKKAVAYAINHAEVKGRRLVFSVSDVKIEAPVPAPGKMICVGHNYREHILEMKRELPPHPVVFAKFANTVVGPQDDIPFHPISEQLDYEAEFAFVIGQRARNVSQDEALKYVAGYTIVNDVTYRDLQRRTLQWLQGKAVDGSAPMGPWLVTADELADPSGLDIVLTVNGEERQRSNTANLVFSVPYLVEFLSNIMTLEPGDIILTGTPGGVGVARDPQVFLKDGDVVRIEVDQVGVLENKVKQTAEVPVS
- a CDS encoding DinB family protein, coding for MTKTLQTSASESVQQSIQNIIHVVKGLSEKEIRWNPSTEEWSIMQIITHVAEAIPYWVREIQQIKEHPDQTWGRGLTDETRLKTVSEANVNSLLVEDVLDQLASVPSFVKETLQALSSEDLEIIAPSRNPRFDGKPVEFIVNHLIVEHVEKHYHQIQRNLSKYNQE
- a CDS encoding cupin domain-containing protein, giving the protein MAEKNEFFNSTIVQDFNRDIEQYHLGPLWNAIPDLMKHTPEPHAQAYLWKSELLMKKLQEATQIFTPDRGGERRAIYLQNPGLNYRKPWGWASTTQTLYAAVQLIQPGETAPSHRHVQNALRFVMEGEGAYSIVQGERIFMERGDFLTTPNGLWHGHGHEGDKPMIWMDCLDIPTIYYLGGTFFEPYPDRIEQPSLPDNYSSQRYQGGMVRPISDRYSKKAPLGSYKWQGTEAAINGLSRFEPDPYDGYAVEYINPSNGDTACPTIAAWMQKLPAGFRGKAHRHTHASIYHVHEGEGYTIINGVRFDWSKGDFFVVPNWALHEHVASSDSYLFSTNDLPILEKFGLERKQEYDKNNGYQTITGEFTPVLG
- a CDS encoding sensor histidine kinase, yielding MITYESFFLIILFSIIGPVFGFLALIFYNLYEKQVSLLQVENRQITLEKELETSRYMQLNQQIQPHFLFNSLNSLYSLLRLQKYDKLSKSFEHMVLFLRSKYQEKDSLYPLQEEISYTEHYLEIQKIRFGDRLSINWEIDSASERALIIPYLLQTLVENAFKHGLEVIEGELVLTILIEKTNAQSILLHVKDNGPGFRKESAPVSGIGLSNIEKRLSLLFGNEGQIHITYENYGHISVEWPYIEKTEEGVG
- a CDS encoding response regulator transcription factor, with amino-acid sequence MRCLLLDDEPLEIEQLELLIQRHFPNWQIEKAYNGTQAMKIIEKLEKHGATLELALVDIKISGKNGLDIAESIKERMPDLNVVVISAFQEFEYARKSLSLKAIDYLVKPVIESEFVKILTSLVEENPEYGISSEIVQKVMTIVKEQYHQPLKLAELSKGLHINANYLSRIFNEEVGMAFSDYLLHFRIEQAKIY
- a CDS encoding helix-turn-helix domain-containing protein; amino-acid sequence: MQRVAEECGFNSQHYFSTSFKKIMSTTPLKFRNSAG
- a CDS encoding ABC transporter substrate-binding protein, with product MINKRNSILALLLVCVLMISACSSQTTNEEGEATNEGGSKSIVVGLEAEPTTLDAHQMSDYNSSRTAMEIYDQLVQFKDESTELEPDLAEKWDVSDDGLEYTFYLKQDVKFHDGTPFNAEAVKFSFERQIDPNHPFHNTGQYAYAEFTFGTVDKIEVVDEFTVKLTLKEPFAPFLSNLAMHAASIVSPTAVEKYGADFTKNPVGTGPFKFVSWDPGIEVVLEKNTDYFKGEPNVDQLIFKPITEAQTRLAELEAGNIDMIVNVPPDDLERLKSDENLQVIEQAGMHTWWTAFNTQKEPFNNVKVRQAVNYAINKEAIVDGILQGTGELANTPLPPTIWGHNPNVENYEYDPEKAKELLAEAGYADGFDVTYWVPESGSGMQQPQAMAAAIQADLKEVGINVEIQTLEWGAYLDKVFLPPDQNDMDMHQMSWVGDNGDPDNFLYILLSSEQWPTAGFNDSYYKNDKVDELLAKARVTKDKGERTTMYEEAQKLIMEDAPLVVLDHEKQIIVANNRVKDFALHPTGVFRFSGVKVE
- a CDS encoding ABC transporter permease — translated: MASYIIKRLVSLVPVLIGVTILVFSIMHLSPGDPAKIMLGPKATEESIKALNAQLGLDQPLYVQYFSWIGNVLTGDWGRSLQMKMEVLPLVMDRFNATLILTFFSAILAAVIGIGVGIVSAYRKYSWIDRGLMLFVLFGFCLPVFWLGLILQIIFGLKLNILPMSGMYSPGTTGFADLFMHIILPSLALSAGAGAVIARMTRSSMLEVFEQDYIRTARSKGITERKVVYVHALKNAFIPVLTVLGMQIGYLLAGAVLVEMVFSWPGIGTLMINGILARDFPLVQGIILFVASTYVLINLIVDILYALLDPRISYR